The stretch of DNA GCTGGGTTCCGGCATACctcgaatgtttatggtgttgtacacataatcTATGTTTATTTATGGATGTtcttatgtgatgacaatagttcacgtacttaacaagacatttatattgtttatatgtgtggctatgtgttAGAGTATTatgacaatcatttttccaaaTAAATACTAGACCCTTTACACGTAGTTCTAGGTAGTTTCGCTTGTTTTTGCTTTTCGTTTACACACTCGttttgtaagaaaagaaaaaactggtTGCAAGGAATATGGAAGTTACACGATTTAACAACTTTACTAGAatatgacccgtgctagagcacgggttgaaattttttccttttgtttgtttggtatcatatatgtgattattttatttgttttaaaatattttttagatgaAACACTATaccatgaaatcatatattgaatatggcttatgaaaataacatatattttgtaagatatattctattatatctagattttgacccgcgGTATAATGTAGAttaagttgtgtgataaaaaaattaatttttgtttgttaattttgtttgatttgtttagtgtttaaaattatatattgtattttgattgttaattctataaCCTAACCTATAGTATAgcacatattaattttaggaccaaatatgtaatgtatgtttgtcaaaattatCGTGACCGAGAAAATCTACCAAAaaacattattccaaacttaaatttaatctgaaaaatcatatttttgaaattttaacccgtgctatagcaaGAAACCatattcttttgaaaatttttcatattatagtgacatattattgatccgtactataataaatcaaattagagtgtttataatttttaactttttgatctatcatatatctatgatattcttaaaaatatcaaattaaactatttttaaagattccaaactaaattattttaaaaatttattatagtatataaaactatacaattcaacaaaagaaatatatgaaatgaacttaaatattcaaatttctaGTCATTACTCAGTTAAATTTTTCTGATAAAGTtaggtaatattttatttttagcataatcGGAAATCACTTGTAATATGCGGAAAAGtgattaatttctattaaattcTGTGATTTTTTTGCCTAGATATNNNNNNNNNNNNNNNNNNNNNNNNNNNNNNNNNNNNNNNNNNNNNNNNNNNNNNNNNNNNNNNNNNNNNNNNNNNNNNNNNNNNNNNNNNNNNNNNNNNNNNNNNNNNNNNNNNNNNNNNNNNNNNNNNNNNNNNNNNNNNNNNNNNNNNNNNNNNNNNNNNNNNNNNNNNNNNNNNNNNNNNNNNNNNNNNNNNNNNNNNNNNNNNNNNNNNNNNNNNNNNNNNNNNNNNNNNNNNNNNNNNNNNNNNNNNNNNNNNNNNNNNNNNNNNNNNNNNNNNNNNNNNNNNNNNNNNNNNNNNNNNNNNNNNNNNNNNNNNNNNNNNNNNNNNNNNNNNNNNNNNNNNNNNNNNNNNNNNNNNNNNNNNNNNNNNNNNNNNNNNNNNNNNNNNNNNNNNNNNNNNNNNNNNNNNNNNNNNNNNNNNNNNNNNNNNNNNNNNNNNNNNNNNNNNNNNNNNNNNNNNNNNNNNNNNNNNNNNNNNNNNNNNNNNNNNNNNNNNNNNNNNNNNNNNNNNNNNNNNNNNNNNNNNNNNNNNNNNNNNNNNNNNNNNNNNNNNNNNNNNNNNNNNNNNNNNNNNNNNNNNNNNNNNNNNNNNNNNNNNNNNNNNNNNNNNNNNNNNNNNNNNNNNNNNNNNNNNNNNNNNNNNNNNNNNNNNNNNNNNNNNNNNNNNNNNNNNNNNNNNNNNNNNNNNNNNNNNNNNNNNNNNNNNNNNNNNNNNNNNNNNNNNNNNNNNNNNNNNNNNNNNNNNNNNNNNNNNNNNNNNNNNNNNNNNNNNNNNNNNNNNNNNNNNNNNNNNNNNNNNNNNNNNNNNNNNNNNNNNNNNNNNNNNNNNNNNNNNNNNNNNNNNNNNNNNNNNNNNNNNNNNNNNNNNNNNNNNNNNNNNNNNNNNNNNNNNNNNNNNNNNNNNNNNNNNNNNNNNNNNNNNNNNNNNNNNNNNNNNNNNNNNNNNNNNNNNNNNNNNNNNNNNNNNNNNNNNNNNNNNNNNNNNNNNNNNNNNNNNNNNNNNNNNNNNNNNNNNNNNNNNNNNNNNNNNNNNNNNNNNNNNNNNNNNNNNNNNNNNNNNNNNNNNNNNNNNNNNNNNNNNNNNNNNNNNNNNNNNNNNNNNNNNNNNNNNNNNNNNNNNNNNNNNNNNNNNNNNNNNNNNNNNNNNNNNNNNNNNNNNNNNNNNNNNNNNNNNNNNNNNNNNNNNNNNNNNNNNNNNNNNNNNNNNNNNNNNNNNNNNNNNNNNNNNNNNNNNNNNNNNNNNNNNNNNNNNNNNNNNNNNNNNNNNNNNNNNNNNNNNNNNNNNNNNNNNNNNNNNNNNNNNNNNNNNNNNNNNNNNNNNNNNNNNNNNNNNNNNNNNNNNNNNNNNNNNNNNNNNNNNNNNNNNNNNNNNNNNNNNNNNNNNNNNNNNNNNNNNNNNNNNNNNNNNNNNNTTTTCTGATAAAGTtaggtaatattttatttttagcataatcGGAAATCACTTGTAATATGCGGAAAAGtgattaatttctattaaattcTGTGATTTTTTTGCCTAGATATGGTTAGTTGAATATtcccttaaaaaaattattttattctttgaaatATCTTTTTTAAGAGGATTCtaatcctaaatctatataacctatcacataattaatccatataagCTATCAAATAATTGATcttagttataacttatattaaTACTATATGGTCTACCAATTTGAAgtcgtgtacttccgttttattaaataGGGGATAGCCAAAAATAAATGTCTCGTTCGGAATATACTCCTAAGACCATCATTAACAGGAAggttgctttaaaaaaaaaattattattttagttaaaattttatatttattatttttattaatattaaccAGTAATTAAATGACACTTGTCCGAAAATTCTGAGAACCGTTTCCTCCGGAAGCAATATGAGCATCGATCCTCTTGCTTAAACAATATGAGCATCGATCCTCTTGCTTTCTTATTCTCTCATACGACGTTGTATTGAACTATTTTGCCGCACATATGCCATGGTGTCATCTGACTCAGCGCCgttaattgattaattaacGGTAAAAAATTGATGTTGAAATTGGCCAAATTCATATAGTTCaggtaaaaaaatttgaatttttgatcaaTATATCACCATAAACGaatgttgtatcctaatttttGGCCTaattcttcttctgatgatcGATTCAANNNNNNNNNNNNNNNNNNNNNNNNNNNNNNNNNNNNNNNNNNNNNNNNNNNNNNNNNNNNAGAACTTAAATCAAAATACTTAATAGCATGGCGATACATTTATATAAGAATTTATGTAGGGTACTGAAATTCAGGTATGACAAAGGGTTTCAGAAATAGTTGGGGTTGATTTTAGCCGTTTTTCCCATATATCagatacccaaaaaaaaaaacatcaagtaAGTTTTCTCTGCCCCTCTTGGTGATATATTCTGTAACGACGATTACTTAAATTCCTTCTCATACACTTCCTTCGTATATGCCCAGCTGATCACTTTCCATACATTCTTCAGATATTCTGACCTCGTATTCTTGTACtgcaagagaaagaacaaagagTGATTATAAACTTATACTCTAACTCACAAGTCTAAAGGGATCAAAAGTGTTGTTACCTGAGAGTAGTAGTCATGCTCCCATACATCTATACCCAGCAGAGGAACCAAGCTTTCTCCTTTTGTCACTAATGGATCATGCGcccaaacaaaacatattttcagGCAAAGGCAAAACCGTGTTGAACAAATCAAAATTGCATTCATGATCATGGATAAGTACCTCATTGGCAGTTGTGTCAACCACTAGCTTCTTCAATTCTCTCTCTAAACCAAGCCACTGAATCAATCAACATAAACAAGCAGCAAATCAAGGACTTATCATTAGTTATCTAAAAAGCATCAAATTCAACAATGTGATTAGAGGATATTAGAGGGAAAAATTGACTACTGACCACCCATCCCGATCCTTGCACAGAAGCACCTCAGCATTCATCTTATCCGTCAAACCTTTGAGGGAGCCAAAATCAGTGTCAATGGCGTTGCGAAGAGATCCCTTTGGTGGAACTCCACCACCTTCATTGATAGGAGCACGAGTCCTCCAGAAAATGGAGTGATTCTCATCAGCTGCACATTTGAAAAAGATCCAATAAGTTTAATTctctagcaaaaaaaaaaaccctcaatCCAGGGGAATTTTTCTCATATGAATCAACTACACCCTACTGGTTATGCGCTCACGACCCGACAGCCTAGATAACTCTAAGACagattaaacttttttattgaCACTGAGAAGTTTCACCTGCTTCAATAGtcaaaaccaaatcaaccaACTAATTCAAATGCTAATTAGCATAAACCTCATCCAACAATAACTCCAACCAAACATAGTAAACCCTGACTGAGATAAAACGACCAAATAAACAAAGAGTCATGACATATCTCTGGCGTTGAAATTGATGATCCTCTGCCACTTGGCGGCGACAGCAGAAGGATATTTCATCAACAACACAGCCCGATCAAGCTGGTCCAGCGCATTGTTGTGGGTGATGACAAAATCCTTGTGGTGTTGGTAGTGGATCTCCAAGCTCTCAGCACTAAAGAGAGGCTCTAAAGAGACATAAGGCAGCTTTTCAGGAAGGGTTAAAGTCTGGGGCgatggaagaggaagaggaacacGAGTGGGAAAATACAAGTAGCCAACAGAATCATATACTCTCCCTgcctcacattttttttatcacccGAAGCTTGTTAAAGATGATGGATGGATGCTCAGAATGTTCTCCTTCTACGATATCCACACCTTCTCCTTCTTTGATATCCTCACACCATACCATAAAAGTGTTGTTGTCCTTGTCAAAGCCAATGGAGAATACCGAACGATACGCCTTTGAAATTAAGTCAGCGCAATATAGTAATAGGATGTTTTCGTGTGGCAGATTATAGTGTATGTCAAAAGCGACATCCTTCCCATCTCTCAAAATGTTTGAGACCCACACATGAAGAGCACCATCATCAGTACGTTCCTGTCCCAGAAGAGAAAGTCTGTTTCCACGGAAAGAGCCTAATATAGGCATGCGAACACCAATACCTTTGACAGCAAGGTTAACTAGTTCCTTGAATTTTTCTctagagaaatcaaaacacataagACACTCCACAAACACCCAATACATATTCCCCTTCACAGACAAACCTATGTCATCGTGCTCAGGTAACACACTAGAATGTTTAAGTGTTTTCCATGTATCGTTCTTGAATTTATATATCTCCAATAGTTTACCCGTAGTGTTCTCTAACCCCGGGGACGCCACTCCGGCCAGAACGGAATCCTCAGTATCTTGTAGTTAGGAGGAGATGTCGATTCATATCCAATACCGTATTTATAAAGAAGCCTGGAAGGATTCGGGGGATCAATCAACTTGGCCTTCTTCAAAAAGAGGATTCCATATTGCAAGGTGTCGTTCATCTGATCGTCCTGGACGCACATATTGGGATATGGAGAACCGGAGATATAGATGGTCAAATGACAAACCaatgaatatataaattgtgAAGATTGTGAAAAATCTAGAAGATATAGTTTaggaatatttatatttatctaaatatattactTATATTTACATTGTCTTAGTTTAGGAAATACTTGATGTATATAAGAGAACAAAAGTTGTAACATTATGATTATGAGAGTATAATATTAATTCTTCCTAAACACCTTTGTGTTCTTACTCTCATCAATTTATCATGGTATCAGAACAGTAGATCTTGTGGATCTTTATTCTTAtaggttagggttttgtttgtttccgaTTCTATGATGTTCTATCTATTTTccattgtttcttcttaaaaacaaaaaattcccTAATTTCTTTTACCTATAGTCGATTGCTTCTTATGCaagcttttcttatttttattaaaacaacaaaaacaatctgTAATTTGGTCTTCACACACACGTGAGTGTGTTGTATTTTGATGCGTGGCCATGATTTGGCCGGTGACGATGTGTCACCAACTTTATCCTAATTATGGGTTTATCGCTTAATCGAGCACAACCCCAAAGAATTGACTCTATGGCTGAATATAAATGCCATGAAGATGAATTTACGACCAAGTATAAATGTCGTTGATGACCTTACGACCAAGTGTAAACGTCGCATCAAACCCTAACGGCCGgatataaatatgttattttgaagACTTGTCCAATCTCACCCTTGTTACCACGTATGAGCTTCCGGGGGTATTAGGATATGGAGAACTGGAGATCGACGGTCAAGATGACAAATCaacaaatatgtaaattatgaagattgaaaaaaatctagaagatatagtttaggaatatttatatttatctaaatatattatttatatttacattatcttagtttaggaaatactttgtatatataagaaaacataaGTTGTATATTATGATTATGAGAGTCTAATATTAGTTCTTCCTAAACACTTTTGTGTTCTTACTCTCATCAATTTATCAGCACATCCTTAACCTTACACAACAGCAGTCCACCACAATCAATGATGGACTCAACAGGACCTGGGAGCTCTGGAGGGATTTCAACTTGAAATCTAGCTGACGGTGCCATCGTCGGTCTGAATATCTCCACGGTCTGATCTGGATTGATTCTCAAGAACACTTCAGAGGTGAAAGGCCGCAAGTGCTTCGTAATGTAAGAATACCATTCCTTATTGAGCAACTTGAATACCCTTGAATTTCGATCAGGAATCCTGTTAAGTATTTCCAGCATTAGATCCACTGGAAGCAACGGTACTGTCGGCAGCAAACGGCAGCAAACGGTAGAAGCCACACAGTCGAAGAAGCAATTTGTATCTTGTCATGTGTTGCGCGCGATATTAAAAAACTAACATTTgtgaacaaagaaagaaagagaaaaaaatgccCGAATGATGTACGAAACGTGtctcaaaaccttttaaattaaataaagctCATAATGGTCCAAGAAGAATACACAAATTAGGCTATAAGCACAAAAGCTGTAatctttttatcttataaacCACAGCTCATCTGTCAAATAATATTAAGCTACATGcatcagattttattttatttttaattaaaaaaaatcaaaatcaaatatacacACAATCCTCTAACCACTTAAATGTGTTACGAAATTGTCAAAACCTTTTTGACTATTAATAAGGTTCTAAGTTTTTgtattgaatttaaattttctatatattctaaaatacaaaaaactccaaaaatttTCCTAAATATTCTCACACATTCTCACACGAACACCATGTTTTGATCTCACACCATCTAGGTGATGTATTCCCCAACCTCTTGTTGTTGCAATAGCTGTGATTAGTCTTATAGTTTCGATGTGAGCCACAGGTGTAAAGACTTCATcaaaatttattcttttttgttgtaCATAACCTTTTGTGATTAGTCTTATAGTTCTAGGTAGCTTTGCTTGTCTTTGCTTTTCGTTTACACACTCGTTTTgtataagaagagaaaaaactgGTTGCAAAGAATATGGAAGTTACACGATTTAACAACTTTATAGCCAAAAATAAATGTCTCGTTCGGTAAATACTcctaaattaaactaaaaatcgCCTTTGTTTCTAAGCTTACATACccactctctttttctcattgcttcactttaaactttaaagagagaaaaataagaattattggtttactttttttttaattaaatgagaaaTGCTCTTAaaagttcttttcttttattaatagaaataacTCAATAAGTTGTTACTGTGTTTTGTAATATCAACGGATATTTATATAACTCAAGAGTctaaaaaattaagtaattttGGAAAGAACTTCTTAAAGTGCATTTCGCATTTTTTGTCTTTAAAGTATTCTTTTTCTACCTATAGTATATGATAACCCCCattttaataatcatatattagATTTCTTAAATCTTTAATTCTTCAATTATacttatatttttacttaaattcTCACTTAGTTTGCGTGTACCTCACTTCTAAAATTATGTTAGTGTGAGACCTAGACCTTACAATACACTGGAAACTGGAAAGAGACCCAAACATACTAAAAGGAGTCGAGAatcacacattttttttatttatactattttatttatatatctatatatgtatactcTCAATCTTAATAACTTGGAGATGTATTAAATGTATCTTCGATAAAAATAAACCACGTGAGTATAAAATGGAGTTATTCTTCACCtttgcaaaataaaatcaaaataaaacaattaaagtttttttaaggAACAACAGAGAAGTAGTTGAGAGCATTGAAGGCTTGAAGCTAGTAGTTGAGGACTGAAGTTTAACTAGTGAGAGGAAGAGGTTCGAGGCAAGGATCTCTAGCATTATCAAAcactctcatcttcttcctacactccaaaaaaatcttctcctctctctttaaTCACACGTACATGATGGACGCGAGGATCTGCTGCTGCGTCTTCTCGTTCCTTTGTATCGctccaaattttattatttttctcgtttttttaACACCAATGAAAGATCCGGTGCCAAAAGTAGAATTAGCTTCTATGGATTTCACGGTGCTTAGTATTACGCAGACTCGTCTCAGTGCAAAGTGGGAATTGTCCATAAGGATCCCTGAAGATCTTCCTGGTGAGTATATATGCCTTCAAGGAGATTTTCAAGCTTCATTTCTCTACAAGAATGTTACTCTTGTTACATCATCTCCACAAAAGTAagctatttacttttttctaataATCTTTACTATTTATCATATATAGTTAAACCGGTTTTTATACTCCTTGTATTCTTTTTCTCGGAACTAACTGATCCTCTGTATAATCAGATACTACGGTCTCAATTACCGCTTGCCTCAGATTCTTAAAGTTTCAGCCGTTGTCTCCGGGGAAGATATGGGCGGTTCCATTGGAAAATATCTCATGGAAGATgttaaagagaagaagcaagtgCAGTTTGGATTGCTATTTTCTCTTACGGACTGCAGAAAAAAGACGTCGGGAGTTATGAGCTATAAGTGCCATGAGGCTACATTGATGTTCGAACCCGGATCCGAGATAAAGGCGTCTGTGTTTGGGAAGCATCCAAGCTGCATCAATTTCTGACCAAGTCCACGTCATCACTAGTTTAATCTTAGGTTTGGAAAAAATTTGACATTACTAATTAGGGCAAGGGGCTTTATTTGTAATGACTTTAGCTTTGGTTAGACTACTATGGGGTCTAATGTTTATTATAtgacatttaaatattttctaggaCCTATTTAAAATGCAAGGTTTAGATTGTGGAAGACTTCGGTTAAGCTTGTAATTGTGCGGCATGCATGATATAAAAAAACAGTTTATTATTATCAAAATGAACCTATAAAAATTTACTCTTTTGAAATTCTAATGTAATGAAAATCTTTgtaattacattaatttaaaaatgtttgtgTTGCcatgcaaaagaaacaaagagtaaTATTTATCCACGTTACTCTTCAGTCTTCACAACCCTTCATAAGTCAGAACCAATTCCTTTAATAAATGTGAACTGAAAACACTTTTGTAAAGTCATCAAATGAAAAGGTCAACTATACAATAAAAAGTCAGCAAACATCTCAATCGTCCAAGAGACGACTTTTCCAAATTGTTAGGCCCTCTTGTACTTAACTAAGAAAATGCAATATTAGTGGCTCGACCGCGTCCACACATTTACAACGCGACTTTTCTTGTATGGCGTCTCACACACTATATTTAGGCATAACACAATTTTCTTCGTTTTATGACTAGTTCTTGGTTTCTCCATATTCTCTCAACAAACTCAAAAATGTTGACTCACACCATTTCTAAATCCATCTCTTTGGTAACCATTCTGTTAGTTCTACAAGCTTTCCATTACACATCAAAGGCACAAAACTGCGGTTGTTCGTCAGAGCTATGTTGTAGTCAGTTTGGATTTTGTGGTAACACATCAGACTATTGCGGCGTAGGCTGTCAACAAGGGCCTTGTTTTGCTCCTCCTCCCGCAAATGGTGTCTCTGTGGCTGAGATTGTTACGCCAGATTTCTTCAATGGAATCATTAGTCAATCCGAGTCTAGTTGTGCCGGCAATGGATTTTACAGTAGGGGAGCTTTTCTTGAGGCCTTAGAATCCTATTCTCGTTTCGGTAGAGTTGGATCGACCGATGACTCTAGGCGTGAGATTGCAGCGTTCTTTGCTCATGTCACGCATGAAACAGGACGTAAGTAATACATATTATTAATGTTTCATTCAACTCTTTCCTTTTATGATGCATACATACATGCATGTTCAATAGACTAAATAACATGTGTTTACtatagtaatatatatcattagACCAAATAGATTAGTTCATCAAACAATACTTTCAATCGTCCGATGACTTGTTGCAACGTTCGATATAATAATATTggcttttgttttagatttctGCTACATAGAAGAGATAGACGGAGCGTCAAAGGATTATTGCGATGAGAACGCAACACGATATCCATGCAATCCTAACAAAGGCTATTACGGCCGTGGACCTATCCAACTCTCTTGGAATTTCAACTACGGGCCAGCCGGGACAGCAATTGGTTTCGACGGCCTCAATGCACCAGAAACAGTAGCCACGGATCCAGTCATATCCTTCAAGACGGCCTTGTGGTACTGGACCAATAGGGTTCAACCCGTTATCTCTCAAGGTTTTGGTGCAACAATCCGTGCAATTAACGGTGCTTTGGAATGCGACGGAGCCAATACAGCCACCGTTCAAGCTAGAGTTCGCTACTACACTGATTATTGTCGTCAACTTGGTGTTGATCCTGGAAACAACCTCACTTgctaacaaaaacataaaagcaaaaagaagacAAGCTTTAAGATTGTAATGGCCCATTAATGTTTTGTCCCTTAATGTTGAATACAAAACAGAGTAACTCTCTATACAGAATCCTATGAAAGTAAgtagtttcattatttttgagAAAGACATGGAAAAGCTTTGTTATGATCAACACCATAGTAATGAAGAAAGCCTTTAAAGACATGACCACTTATAGTTACTGTCGCTTGATAACCAATCTCTGCTTGCTCGGTGTTGCTTATCGCTGTTACTCTCGTCCGTCTGAATACCGCCGGAGCTTCGATTTTTCCCGGTAATCCCTCTTTGAAGCTTCTCTCTGCGAATTCCCCACACAAAAAGACTCATAATTTAGATTAAAAAAGGTTccttttttaattcaatttcatTACCTTGACGAGAAGTAGTAGTAGTCTGAAGGATCGAGACATTAGGGGAACTCTGTTTGTCGagtttgagcttcttcttcctttcagaagacgaagatgaagagcGAGTACTTGCAGAGGAAGGAACCCACGTGCTCTTCACGTGAGTGGCGCAGTTGTATCCTCTGCTTTTACAACAAGTCCTACACCTTT from Camelina sativa cultivar DH55 chromosome 9, Cs, whole genome shotgun sequence encodes:
- the LOC104712042 gene encoding protein SHI RELATED SEQUENCE 6-like, which gives rise to MLGLRNIILLPPPPPQIARPSPSPVIFAAVEENITEKVCRDCGNRAKKECLFERCRTCCKSRGYNCATHVKSTWVPSSASTRSSSSSSERKKKLKLDKQSSPNVSILQTTTTSRQERSFKEGLPGKIEAPAVFRRTRVTAISNTEQAEIGYQATVTISGHVFKGFLHYYGVDHNKAFPCLSQK
- the LOC104712041 gene encoding uncharacterized protein LOC104712041: MMDARICCCVFSFLCIAPNFIIFLVFLTPMKDPVPKVELASMDFTVLSITQTRLSAKWELSIRIPEDLPGEYICLQGDFQASFLYKNVTLVTSSPQKYYGLNYRLPQILKVSAVVSGEDMGGSIGKYLMEDVKEKKQVQFGLLFSLTDCRKKTSGVMSYKCHEATLMFEPGSEIKASVFGKHPSCINF
- the LOC104712043 gene encoding endochitinase EP3; this translates as MTSSWFLHILSTNSKMLTHTISKSISLVTILLVLQAFHYTSKAQNCGCSSELCCSQFGFCGNTSDYCGVGCQQGPCFAPPPANGVSVAEIVTPDFFNGIISQSESSCAGNGFYSRGAFLEALESYSRFGRVGSTDDSRREIAAFFAHVTHETGHFCYIEEIDGASKDYCDENATRYPCNPNKGYYGRGPIQLSWNFNYGPAGTAIGFDGLNAPETVATDPVISFKTALWYWTNRVQPVISQGFGATIRAINGALECDGANTATVQARVRYYTDYCRQLGVDPGNNLTC